From Bifidobacterium sp. ESL0790, one genomic window encodes:
- a CDS encoding lysophospholipid acyltransferase family protein, which translates to MLYWFFVRGLGPIARWRMHPVGVGVDNIPKTGGAIIAANHLAVIDDALLPLTSPRMIHFMGKAEYFEGKGIKGRFIKWWFSSVGVFPVDRSGGSKSLGALAHARKILEDGHLFGIHVEGTRSPDGRLYRGHTGAAKLALETGCPIVPAAVVGSRTVQMPGQVIPSKGHTKVIYGKPIPVAKQDPETVTHEQLRALTDELMARIAEMSGQEYVDEYAQTVKARMKAQGEGAGAKSVEAAK; encoded by the coding sequence ATGCTGTATTGGTTTTTCGTCCGTGGACTGGGGCCGATCGCCAGGTGGCGCATGCACCCGGTCGGGGTGGGGGTCGACAACATCCCCAAGACGGGCGGGGCCATCATCGCGGCGAACCATCTGGCCGTTATTGACGACGCGCTGCTGCCGCTCACCAGCCCGCGCATGATTCACTTCATGGGCAAGGCCGAGTATTTCGAGGGCAAGGGGATCAAGGGCCGGTTCATCAAATGGTGGTTCAGCTCCGTGGGCGTCTTTCCCGTGGACCGCTCCGGCGGCTCGAAATCGTTGGGAGCTTTGGCGCACGCGCGCAAGATTTTGGAGGACGGCCATCTTTTCGGCATCCACGTCGAGGGCACCAGAAGCCCGGACGGCAGGCTCTACCGCGGTCACACCGGCGCCGCGAAACTGGCGCTGGAGACCGGCTGCCCGATTGTGCCCGCCGCCGTGGTGGGCAGCAGGACGGTGCAGATGCCCGGGCAGGTCATCCCGAGCAAGGGGCACACCAAGGTGATTTATGGCAAGCCGATTCCCGTGGCCAAGCAGGACCCGGAGACTGTGACGCATGAGCAGCTGCGCGCGTTGACCGACGAGCTGATGGCGCGGATCGCCGAGATGAGCGGGCAGGAATATGTGGACGAGTACGCGCAGACGGTCAAGGCGCGGATGAAGGCGCAGGGTGAGGGCGCGGGCGCGAAGTCCGTGGAGGCTGCAAAGTAA
- a CDS encoding BspA family leucine-rich repeat surface protein, which yields MTRSNSSVGPQAVCSQDGEQTWGTTDELHWNEHVDGDDCVLELEYGTIPDTGTTGDSASNPIPWKDSSVTKLVVDADTGNGPVRLTSGWGIFDTYFLPNLKTADVTHLDTSGSTLMGWMFHDQANLTTITGLDQWDTSLVTDMSHMFQNCPKLTELDIGGWNTGNVTTMLSMFQSDAALVGSPDPPTEKHSTPNGRTLNLSAWDTRQVADMRSMFQNCTSLESLDISGWDMRGLGTHDDIPDKFGRHLPNQTLMINGCPKLYRVKMGPNTDFRPGYQYHYWLAPGGFVGLWEKIYTSPVRHDYYEIGTEHPDMATPVYKNVGQTAWMYGASTASNTNNMTVGRFPNPEWIYLINIHYSGACGNGEAMPTTVLCPTASNPGYRLNGWKDGGTGKYKPGGFVPYSAASNILTPMWQSLTPPAVSKATPHAEGSLTISGSMPGGTITGDKYTATPYPSATGGTAGISAESAAVTGTTASAPDDGTWSADYTSIGNPYPADTIGNGTSVWFTSKLTQADNSTTGESARKQLVIDTVAPGLQSHIGGRTANSAAGVKATIKGVVRTSGNSTAQPNSTTEASDRITVTWPDGTTTGAKPDGSPLPAGASGSIVSAADGSFAVDIPSGQALDGSEATVKVWDNADGDGTDPTHPAGIENKANTTSVTVKLVQPTVNKLPLTGQRWQASNLIVLTVVAALAIATSAYAQYRRARH from the coding sequence TTGACTAGGTCGAACTCTTCGGTCGGTCCGCAGGCCGTGTGTTCCCAAGATGGCGAGCAAACCTGGGGCACGACCGATGAGCTCCATTGGAACGAGCACGTCGACGGCGATGACTGCGTCCTGGAACTCGAATATGGCACCATCCCCGACACCGGCACCACCGGCGACAGCGCCAGCAACCCCATACCTTGGAAAGATTCAAGCGTCACCAAACTGGTCGTGGACGCGGACACCGGCAACGGGCCGGTCAGACTCACCAGCGGGTGGGGCATCTTCGACACCTACTTCCTACCCAATCTGAAGACCGCAGACGTCACCCACCTGGACACCAGCGGATCCACCCTGATGGGCTGGATGTTCCACGATCAGGCCAACCTCACCACTATCACCGGTCTGGACCAGTGGGACACCAGCCTGGTCACAGACATGAGCCACATGTTCCAGAACTGCCCCAAACTCACCGAACTCGACATCGGCGGCTGGAACACCGGCAACGTCACCACCATGCTGAGCATGTTCCAAAGCGACGCAGCACTGGTCGGTAGCCCAGACCCACCCACGGAGAAGCATTCCACACCCAACGGCAGGACTTTGAACCTCTCCGCCTGGGACACCCGCCAAGTCGCCGACATGCGCAGCATGTTCCAAAACTGCACCTCACTGGAATCCCTCGACATCAGCGGATGGGACATGCGCGGGCTCGGCACCCACGACGACATCCCCGACAAGTTCGGCCGCCACTTGCCCAACCAGACCCTCATGATCAATGGCTGCCCGAAACTCTACCGCGTCAAAATGGGCCCCAACACCGACTTTCGCCCCGGTTACCAATACCACTATTGGCTTGCCCCCGGAGGGTTCGTTGGCTTGTGGGAGAAAATCTACACCTCTCCCGTACGCCATGACTACTACGAAATAGGCACCGAACATCCCGACATGGCGACGCCAGTCTACAAGAACGTGGGACAGACCGCATGGATGTACGGTGCCAGCACCGCCAGCAACACGAACAACATGACCGTAGGCCGTTTCCCCAACCCTGAATGGATATACCTGATCAACATCCACTACTCCGGTGCCTGCGGAAACGGGGAGGCCATGCCCACCACCGTCTTGTGCCCGACGGCCAGCAACCCGGGCTACCGCCTCAACGGTTGGAAGGATGGTGGCACCGGCAAGTACAAGCCAGGAGGATTCGTGCCCTACTCAGCAGCCAGCAACATTCTCACACCGATGTGGCAGTCCCTCACCCCACCAGCTGTCAGCAAAGCCACGCCGCACGCCGAGGGCAGCCTGACTATAAGCGGCAGCATGCCCGGCGGTACTATTACCGGTGACAAGTACACTGCCACGCCATACCCATCCGCAACTGGAGGCACTGCCGGCATCAGCGCTGAGAGCGCAGCAGTGACAGGCACCACCGCCAGCGCGCCCGACGACGGCACCTGGAGCGCCGACTACACGTCCATCGGCAACCCCTACCCCGCCGACACCATCGGCAACGGAACAAGCGTCTGGTTCACGTCGAAGCTGACCCAGGCCGACAACTCCACCACCGGGGAGTCCGCGCGCAAGCAGCTCGTCATCGACACCGTCGCGCCGGGCCTGCAGTCCCACATCGGCGGGCGCACCGCCAACAGCGCCGCAGGAGTCAAGGCCACCATCAAGGGTGTGGTCCGCACCAGCGGGAACAGCACCGCCCAGCCGAACAGCACCACCGAGGCGAGCGACCGGATCACCGTCACCTGGCCCGACGGCACCACCACGGGCGCCAAGCCGGACGGGTCACCGCTGCCGGCGGGCGCCTCCGGCTCGATCGTCAGCGCGGCCGACGGGTCGTTCGCCGTCGACATCCCCAGCGGGCAGGCCTTGGATGGCAGCGAGGCGACCGTGAAGGTCTGGGACAATGCCGACGGGGACGGCACCGACCCTACGCACCCCGCCGGCATCGAAAACAAGGCCAACACCACCTCAGTCACCGTCAAGCTCGTCCAGCCGACTGTCAACAAGCTGCCGCTCACCGGCCAGCGCTGGCAGGCCAGCAACCTCATCGTGCTGACTGTGGTCGCGGCCCTCGCCATCGCCACCAGCGCCTACGCCCAATACCGGAGGGCCCGCCACTGA
- a CDS encoding linear amide C-N hydrolase — MCTGIEMISKQGHPYWGRTQDFEQNFEYAGIKIPAGTMIESTYTPFSTKHAVMGIVWAQDVHKFPVVLDGINDRGVCGGSFYFDHFFRYAPTDEIRKSGKTALRGEELVTWILTQYGSLDEIVENLNADLGITTDKGPMMGMSVPQHAVFQDESGRSIVVEPSKENGFRIFENKLGVFTNAPTFDWHLNNVKTHLERSTYRTYTYRDDEPIDPIPLGEPTSGLVGIPTDYKPESRFLRAAYAKLLSVEVNDDEAVNQIFQLLGCENTPKGLLRIKQGDDTIFAWTQYSAVYDIKNKALYAHTYNNRTVRLLEFGDPEEWGETQYFRFYEDKPTYVPFECW; from the coding sequence ATGTGCACTGGCATCGAGATGATCAGCAAACAGGGCCACCCATATTGGGGCAGGACCCAGGATTTCGAGCAGAACTTCGAGTACGCGGGCATCAAGATTCCCGCCGGAACGATGATCGAATCCACATACACGCCGTTCAGCACCAAGCACGCGGTGATGGGCATCGTCTGGGCGCAGGACGTCCACAAGTTCCCGGTGGTGCTCGACGGCATCAACGACCGCGGGGTGTGCGGCGGGTCGTTCTATTTCGACCATTTCTTCCGTTACGCGCCCACTGACGAGATCCGCAAGTCTGGCAAGACCGCCCTGCGCGGCGAGGAGCTGGTGACCTGGATTTTGACGCAATATGGCTCGCTGGACGAGATCGTGGAGAACCTCAACGCCGACCTCGGCATCACCACCGACAAGGGCCCGATGATGGGCATGTCGGTGCCGCAGCATGCCGTCTTCCAGGATGAGAGTGGCCGGTCCATCGTCGTGGAGCCCTCAAAGGAGAACGGGTTCCGCATCTTCGAGAACAAGCTCGGCGTCTTCACCAACGCGCCCACCTTCGACTGGCACTTGAACAACGTCAAGACGCATCTGGAGCGCTCCACCTACCGCACCTACACCTACCGCGACGACGAGCCGATCGACCCGATCCCGCTCGGCGAGCCCACCAGCGGCCTGGTCGGCATCCCCACCGACTACAAGCCGGAGTCGCGCTTTTTGCGCGCCGCCTACGCCAAGCTGCTCTCGGTGGAGGTCAACGACGACGAGGCCGTCAACCAGATCTTCCAGCTGCTCGGCTGCGAGAACACGCCCAAGGGGCTGCTGCGCATCAAGCAGGGCGACGACACGATCTTCGCCTGGACGCAGTATTCGGCGGTCTACGACATCAAGAACAAGGCGCTCTACGCCCACACCTACAACAACCGCACCGTGCGCCTGCTCGAGTTCGGCGACCCGGAGGAGTGGGGCGAAACCCAGTACTTCCGCTTCTACGAGGACAAGCCGACGTATGTGCCGTTCGAGTGCTGGTGA
- a CDS encoding RNA polymerase sigma factor: MAKKEQATASKVDQEKTDAKGEVKAEETASHPTRKRKTTAKKAGTTAKGSTAKGASAKKKATAATKRKATKTTKESKKKVAKSIKPTADKDDEDIEDLDEDNEPIDEDDDFDDLEDDSSSIREDDDDDSDDDDDRDRDATDEAVDHHKAAALPKAKGAFVVNDRDDDDDNLTPSGNPKRRVVAAGATADPVKDYLKQIGRVNLLNAEQEVDLSERIEAGLYAQHLLDTDSDGMDFKRKRELKWAANDGKKAKDHLLEANLRLVVSLAKRYTGRGMLFLDLIQEGNLGLIRAVEKFDWKKGFKFSTYATWWIRQAITRAMADQARTIRVPVHMVEVINKLSRVQRQMLQDLGREPTPDELARELDMPVEKVQEVQKYGREPISLHTPLGEDGDSEFGDLIEDTDAIAPSEAVAFSLLQEQFKQVLETLSPREAGVIKMRYGLEDGQPKTLDDIGRVYGVTRERIRQIESKTMSKLRHPSRSQTLRDFLDQ; this comes from the coding sequence TTGGCCAAGAAGGAACAGGCGACAGCGTCGAAGGTCGATCAGGAAAAGACCGATGCCAAGGGTGAGGTGAAGGCCGAGGAGACGGCCTCGCACCCGACGCGCAAACGCAAAACCACGGCCAAGAAGGCAGGTACGACGGCCAAGGGTTCGACAGCCAAGGGCGCGTCCGCCAAGAAGAAGGCCACCGCCGCCACCAAGCGCAAGGCCACGAAGACCACGAAGGAATCGAAGAAGAAGGTGGCCAAATCGATCAAGCCCACCGCCGACAAAGACGATGAGGATATCGAAGACCTCGATGAGGACAACGAGCCCATCGACGAGGACGACGATTTCGACGACCTCGAGGACGACTCCTCGTCCATCCGCGAGGATGATGACGACGACAGCGACGATGACGATGACCGTGACAGGGACGCGACCGACGAGGCCGTGGACCATCACAAGGCCGCTGCGCTGCCGAAGGCCAAGGGCGCGTTCGTGGTCAACGACCGTGATGATGACGACGACAACCTGACCCCTTCGGGCAACCCGAAGCGCAGGGTCGTGGCCGCCGGCGCCACCGCTGATCCGGTCAAGGACTATCTCAAGCAGATTGGCCGTGTCAACCTCTTGAACGCCGAGCAGGAGGTCGACCTCTCCGAGCGTATCGAGGCCGGGCTCTACGCCCAGCACCTGCTTGACACCGACTCTGATGGCATGGACTTCAAGCGCAAGCGCGAGCTCAAGTGGGCGGCGAACGACGGCAAGAAGGCCAAGGACCATCTGCTGGAGGCCAACCTTCGTCTGGTCGTCTCGCTGGCCAAGCGCTACACCGGCCGCGGCATGCTCTTCCTCGATCTGATTCAGGAAGGCAACCTGGGCCTCATCCGCGCCGTCGAGAAGTTCGACTGGAAGAAGGGCTTCAAGTTCTCCACCTACGCCACTTGGTGGATTCGCCAGGCCATCACCCGCGCCATGGCCGACCAGGCCCGCACGATTCGCGTGCCCGTCCACATGGTCGAGGTCATCAACAAGCTTTCTCGCGTTCAGCGCCAGATGCTGCAGGACTTGGGCCGTGAACCCACGCCTGATGAGCTGGCACGTGAGCTCGATATGCCCGTCGAGAAGGTGCAGGAAGTCCAGAAGTACGGCCGCGAGCCGATTTCGCTGCACACCCCGCTCGGCGAGGACGGCGATTCCGAGTTCGGCGACCTGATTGAGGACACCGACGCCATCGCGCCTTCCGAGGCCGTCGCGTTCTCCCTTTTGCAGGAGCAGTTCAAGCAGGTGCTCGAGACGCTTTCGCCCCGTGAGGCTGGCGTTATCAAGATGCGTTATGGCCTCGAGGACGGCCAGCCCAAGACGCTGGACGACATCGGCCGTGTCTACGGGGTGACCCGTGAGCGCATCCGCCAGATCGAGTCCAAGACCATGTCGAAGCTGCGCCACCCGTCGCGCTCGCAGACGTTGCGCGACTTCCTCGACCAGTGA
- a CDS encoding PASTA domain-containing protein has translation MSQTDQAPTIEGRYRVLAKIADGGMATVYKALDLRLDRTVAIKVMHTQLAQGPHRDQFVERFHREARSAAAISNPHIVQVYDTGTWQNLDFLVMEYVHGVNLRHEMEERGALSVRETVRIISQTLDGLSSAHQAGVVHRDIKPENILLNDRGRVQITDFGLAKAVSQATLSTTGMLLGTAAYLAPEIIERNEATPQGDLYSVGIMAWEMLAGEVPFASGNPVTMVFKHVHEDVPAISTVCPGISPAIDGFITELTRREISARPTDATAALRELKALSSRLDVKAWSYRRPANGSDDAADGSQVDSQHPFGALIDARDENNAAANPPGDDIDVTADNRGYQAESQNDGNTSDIDNAGTLNPSNTNDTNASNATNATNGNGQPGNPYPWMTQAPAPPRPASSSASTSIFTPLESDTAQSQQTPTATSQPTTVQYQRSGLSAAAPNAATQSINGRTLANDGSKAVNDPTIAIGLMDAPQPDDDMNGGNVANAGEIALPASPSGTKPAKRNHRKAITIAIIAGLLVLAAAGGAWWYFLGPGSYWSVPKPDQLSCPEKTACKITDVRWSPYESTLKVAGVPYEVEQSYSDTVKRGDIISTNPGTVGSHVSKRRDAKLKVVVSRGIRQVTVPKDILDPQTVDGKKPIATLKKAGFINIAHDETKDEYSETLPQGAATSITPKPGTTVPHNRKVTVVLSKGPMPVSMPDITGRSKAEAQTALDDAKLKANYTEQFSDSVKAGNIISQSVKANTQLHWGDSVDVVVSKGPETVTIPDVRGKSSSDAQKTLEALGLKVKISAPLGDVWHEVRLQSPDPGQQVPVRDGNGNPTVITLTVV, from the coding sequence ATGAGTCAGACCGACCAAGCGCCAACCATCGAAGGCCGATACCGCGTTCTCGCCAAAATCGCCGATGGCGGCATGGCCACGGTCTACAAGGCGCTTGACCTGAGGCTCGACCGCACTGTGGCGATCAAGGTGATGCACACCCAGTTGGCGCAGGGCCCCCACCGCGACCAGTTCGTCGAACGTTTCCACCGCGAGGCCCGCAGCGCCGCGGCCATCAGCAACCCACACATCGTCCAGGTCTACGACACCGGCACCTGGCAGAACCTTGATTTTCTGGTCATGGAATACGTGCACGGCGTCAACCTTCGCCACGAGATGGAGGAGCGCGGGGCGCTGAGCGTGCGCGAGACCGTGCGCATCATCTCGCAGACCCTCGATGGCCTCTCCTCGGCCCACCAGGCCGGCGTGGTCCACCGCGACATCAAGCCCGAGAACATCCTGCTGAACGACCGCGGGCGCGTGCAGATCACCGATTTCGGCCTCGCCAAGGCGGTAAGCCAGGCCACGCTCTCGACCACCGGCATGCTGCTGGGCACGGCCGCCTACCTCGCCCCCGAGATCATCGAGCGCAACGAGGCCACACCGCAGGGCGACCTGTATTCCGTGGGCATCATGGCCTGGGAGATGCTGGCCGGCGAGGTGCCGTTCGCCTCGGGCAACCCGGTGACCATGGTCTTCAAGCACGTGCACGAGGACGTGCCGGCGATCAGCACGGTGTGCCCCGGCATCAGCCCAGCCATCGACGGCTTCATCACGGAGCTCACCCGGCGCGAGATCTCCGCCCGGCCCACCGACGCGACCGCCGCGTTGAGGGAGCTGAAGGCGCTGAGCTCGCGTTTGGATGTGAAGGCCTGGTCATATCGCCGGCCCGCGAATGGCTCCGATGACGCTGCTGACGGTTCTCAAGTGGATTCGCAGCATCCCTTCGGCGCATTGATTGACGCACGCGACGAGAACAACGCGGCGGCGAATCCCCCCGGCGATGATATCGACGTGACCGCAGACAATCGTGGATATCAAGCGGAGAGCCAGAATGATGGAAATACCAGTGATATCGATAACGCTGGCACACTCAACCCCTCAAATACCAACGACACGAACGCCTCGAACGCAACCAATGCAACAAATGGCAACGGCCAGCCGGGCAATCCATACCCTTGGATGACCCAGGCCCCGGCTCCCCCGCGTCCTGCCTCGTCGTCCGCATCCACATCGATTTTCACGCCGCTCGAATCCGACACCGCTCAATCTCAGCAGACGCCAACCGCGACGTCCCAGCCGACCACAGTGCAATACCAGCGGTCCGGCCTGAGCGCCGCGGCTCCCAACGCGGCCACACAGTCCATCAACGGACGCACGCTGGCCAACGACGGCTCGAAGGCCGTCAACGACCCGACCATCGCCATCGGCTTGATGGACGCGCCCCAGCCAGACGACGACATGAATGGCGGGAACGTCGCAAACGCCGGCGAAATCGCGCTCCCCGCCTCCCCCTCCGGCACAAAGCCCGCCAAACGCAACCATCGCAAGGCCATCACCATCGCCATCATCGCCGGGCTCCTCGTCCTCGCCGCGGCGGGTGGCGCCTGGTGGTACTTCCTGGGCCCGGGCAGCTATTGGAGCGTGCCGAAGCCCGACCAGCTGAGCTGCCCCGAGAAGACCGCGTGCAAGATCACCGACGTGCGCTGGAGCCCCTATGAGAGTACCCTCAAGGTCGCCGGCGTGCCCTACGAGGTGGAGCAGAGCTATAGCGACACCGTCAAGCGCGGCGACATCATCTCCACCAACCCCGGCACGGTCGGCTCGCACGTGAGCAAACGCCGCGACGCCAAGCTCAAGGTGGTCGTCTCGCGCGGCATCCGCCAGGTCACCGTGCCCAAAGACATCCTCGACCCGCAGACCGTCGACGGCAAGAAGCCGATCGCCACGTTGAAGAAGGCCGGATTCATCAACATCGCGCACGACGAGACCAAGGACGAGTATTCCGAGACACTCCCCCAGGGCGCGGCGACCTCCATCACCCCGAAGCCGGGCACCACGGTGCCGCACAACCGCAAGGTGACCGTCGTGCTTTCCAAGGGTCCGATGCCCGTAAGCATGCCCGACATCACCGGCCGCTCGAAGGCCGAGGCGCAGACGGCGCTCGACGACGCGAAGCTCAAGGCCAACTACACCGAGCAGTTCAGCGATTCCGTGAAGGCCGGCAACATCATCTCCCAGTCGGTGAAGGCCAACACGCAGCTGCATTGGGGCGATTCGGTGGACGTCGTGGTCTCCAAGGGCCCCGAGACGGTCACCATCCCCGACGTGCGCGGCAAATCTTCTTCCGACGCGCAAAAGACGCTTGAAGCGCTAGGACTAAAAGTTAAAATATCCGCACCTCTAGGCGATGTGTGGCATGAAGTGCGCCTGCAATCGCCCGACCCCGGCCAGCAGGTCCCGGTGCGCGACGGCAACGGCAACCCCACGGTCATCACCCTGACGGTCGTCTGA
- a CDS encoding polyprenyl synthetase family protein: MSTTVDNSAIDRRIDELTRSWMPSPAQSNLDEALEPTISELVAQAMAANAGGKRLRARLALTAYEVGTQATGHGSLLSETTTLSGHHGDNAGDSNGADNDTDTNTSSSPQTLDPHDAMLDLACAIEIHQTSALIHDDIIDDSPLRRGRASSHTALTQTTGNKQMGTGLALMLGNMLATASASIAANALTNHGLANQNAGISAFLDMQRAIEIGQSLDLAAERLPLSQPETLARASLNVFAWKTASYTTIAPLMLGLTSAGMEPDKAKRTAREIGLPLGVAFQLADDLIDVIGTSASTGKPVGGDIREGKRTVLLADALTHANASDRQTLIDIYESPKRDEEDVRKVLDLFASTGAIDASRERIAQLWRDSSEAIDKAFPEAASRNELKEMCRQFIPESLR, translated from the coding sequence ATGTCAACGACTGTGGATAACTCCGCCATCGACCGGCGGATCGACGAGCTGACCCGATCCTGGATGCCGAGCCCGGCGCAAAGCAATCTGGACGAGGCGCTCGAGCCGACCATCAGCGAGCTGGTCGCCCAGGCCATGGCCGCCAACGCGGGCGGTAAACGCTTGCGCGCCCGGCTCGCGCTCACCGCCTATGAAGTGGGCACGCAGGCAACGGGCCACGGTTCGCTTTTATCTGAAACGACGACACTTTCTGGCCATCACGGCGACAACGCCGGCGACAGCAATGGCGCCGATAATGACACCGATACCAACACTTCATCCAGCCCCCAAACGCTGGACCCCCACGACGCGATGCTCGACCTCGCCTGTGCCATCGAGATCCACCAGACCAGCGCCCTCATCCACGACGACATCATCGACGACTCCCCTCTGCGCCGGGGCCGCGCGAGCTCCCACACCGCCCTGACCCAGACGACAGGCAACAAGCAAATGGGCACGGGTCTGGCGCTGATGCTCGGCAACATGCTGGCCACCGCCTCGGCCAGCATCGCGGCAAACGCCCTCACCAATCACGGCCTGGCCAATCAAAACGCCGGAATCTCGGCGTTCCTCGACATGCAGCGGGCCATCGAGATCGGCCAGTCGCTCGACCTCGCCGCCGAACGCCTCCCCTTGAGCCAGCCCGAAACACTGGCCCGCGCCTCGCTCAACGTCTTCGCTTGGAAAACCGCCAGCTACACCACCATCGCCCCGCTCATGCTCGGCCTGACCTCAGCAGGCATGGAGCCCGACAAGGCCAAGCGCACCGCGCGCGAGATCGGCCTGCCGCTTGGCGTCGCCTTCCAGCTGGCCGATGACCTCATTGACGTAATCGGCACGAGCGCGAGCACCGGCAAGCCCGTGGGCGGCGACATCCGTGAAGGCAAGCGCACCGTGCTGCTCGCCGACGCGCTCACCCACGCCAACGCAAGCGACCGCCAGACCTTGATCGATATATATGAGTCCCCGAAACGCGACGAGGAGGACGTGCGCAAGGTCCTCGATCTGTTCGCCTCCACCGGCGCCATCGACGCCTCGCGCGAGCGTATAGCACAATTGTGGCGAGACTCGAGCGAGGCCATCGACAAGGCGTTCCCCGAGGCCGCGAGCCGCAACGAGCTCAAGGAGATGTGTCGGCAGTTCATTCCCGAAAGCCTGCGATAA